In Vicia villosa cultivar HV-30 ecotype Madison, WI linkage group LG7, Vvil1.0, whole genome shotgun sequence, the DNA window CACACTCATCAATTATGTCAACAAAACAGCATGTATCAACTATAGAAGGTGCTTTGAGGAATTGAGAAAGAATgaattcaatcttctcttctccgaCTTCGAAGGTTAGCTTCCCTCTTTTCACATCGATGGTGGCACCAGTAGTGGCTAAGAAAGGTCTTCCCAGTATGATAGGAATGTTTGAGTCTTCTTgaatatccataatgatgaaatcTGTGGGAATATAGAATTGACCTATCCTAACGGGAATGTTTTCTAGCATACCTACAGGATACTTAACAGAGCGATCAACTTATTGCAAGGACATTCTAGTTGGTCTTAATTCTCCTAATTTAAGCTTTTCACAGATCGAAAGCGGCATTAAACTCACGCTAGCCCCTAAATCGCAGAGTGTTTTGTCTATGACAAATTTTCCTATTACACAGGGTATAGaaaaactaccagggtctttcagctTAGGTGGCATATTGTTTTGGATAATAGCGCTACATTCCGCAGTAAGCATCACTGTCTCATTATCCTCAAGTTTCTTCTTGTTGGACAGTATCTCTTTAAGAAATTTGGCATAAGATGGCATTTGTGTTATGGCTTCTGTAAAGGGTATTGTTAtatttaattgcttcagaagttccacGAATTTCTTAAATTGTCCTTCAGTTTTAGATTTGGCTAATCTTTGAGGAAAAGGAATAGGTGGTTTATATGGTGGTGGAGGTACGTAAGGTTTTGCCTTTTCAGCTTCATCTCTAGCTATGGTTTCTGGCTCAGTAGGTTTATCTACTTCATCATTGCTTTGTGCCTCATCGGTTTCCTTATCCTTTTGTTGAGACATTGGTTTATTTTGGATTCTAGGATCTATTGGTCCATCATATTCAGTTCCACTTTGTAATGTGAGAGCATTAGCATGACCTTTTGGGTTAGGTTGTGGTTGACCAGGAAAAACTCCAGCAGGAGCAGCagttgttgcttgttgttgggcTACTTGAGAAATCTgggtttctaacattttgttatgtgtgGCCAAGGCATCTACTTTGGTTGCTAATTGTTTCACTAATTCAGAGGTGTGTATGTTTTggttcataaatttcttattttGTTGTGTTTGAGTAGCAACGAAGTTTTCCATTATTATCTCAAGGTTGGACTTTCGGGGTGCTTGAGGTGCAGCCTGAGGTGCAGTTTGATTTGGCTTTTGAAAACCAGGAGGTGTTTGTGGAGCGTATAACATATTGTTATTCTTGTAGGAGAAATTTGaatgatttttccatcctgggTTGTAGGTGTTGGAATAAGGATTTCCTTGCGCGTAGTTCATTTGATCAGGAGGAATTCCAGCTAGCAATTAACATTCAGAAACAATATGTCCTTGTACTCCGCATAACTCGCAGTTTGGAGCTATGGAAGCCACGGTGGCTGATGGAGTCATAGATAAATTTTCGATTTTCTGAGTCAGGGCGTCTACTTTGGCGTTGAGGTGATCTATGCCACTGACTTCATACATCCCTCCTTTAGCTTGAGGTTTCTCCACAGATgctcgttctcctccccattgataatggttttgtgccatgttctcaaTGAGTTGATAGGCTTCATTATAAGGTTTTTCCATTAACGCGCCACCAGCGGCAGCGTCTAGAGATAACTTGGTGTTATataggagaccaccatagaagGTGTGAATGATTAGCCATGGTTCAAGTCCATGATGCGGGCAGAGTCTCAGCATATCCTTGTATCTTTCCCAAGCTTCGAAAAGTGTTTCATTGTCTTTTTtagtaaatccgttgatttggcCTCTCAACATCGCGGTCTTACTGGGTGGAAAATATCTTGCTAAGAAGACCTTTTTAagttcgtcccatgtagttatggaattcgAAGGTAAGGATTGGAGCCAAGCTCTGGCTCTATCTCTCAGAGAGAATGGGAAAAGACGTAATCTAATAGTTTCGGGACTAACGCCATTGGCTTTCAtgtgtcggcatattgcacgaacacggataaatggagattcgGATCATCCGTAGGGCTTCcagaaaattgattttgttgcACGGCTTGCAACAATGACGGTTTAAGCTCGAAGTTGTTCGCCTCGATGGCAGGAGCAGCAATACTCGAGTGCGGTTCAGCTCGAGAAGGAGCAGCGTACTCCTTAAGCGGTCGGTTAACTAGTTCAGCCATGTCTAGTTTTGGAGTTGGTTCTTCAGGAATGGGAATCAACTCTTCGGGAATTGGAATCGGGTCTACCTCAGGAAGATTGTGGGCGCGACGTCTTATGTTAACAAAACGTTTGATTTCGTTGATTCGTTGTATTAATTCCCCTCCTTgtaaacgagtatttggcatacaatcgttcaaagaaAGGAAAAATGTTGCCTTAGTCTATACGGTGCAACAACGGAGTTACGATATTGACTAaattagtccccggcaacggcgccaaaaacttgatcgcgacttagTATGTCTATAGATttgtgactgcaagtgcacagtcttaTCGCGTAGCTTTAAAGATTATCGAACCCAAAGGACTAAAAGTCAAACTACCGTTATCTAATGTCGAggtgtaaatctaaggctaatgtTGTTCGATTAACGAATAAGGGGAGCGAAGTAATTTAATAAAGTCTAAAATTAATTAATGGGAAAACACCGGTATGTAATTATCTAACTTCAGGTATTCGGTAACTTATTGGCATTTTGTTCCTAATGTCACAAATCCTTTTTTCAGtgaaaattacttatttaaaaatctttatctcacactctcgtgtttattgactcCGACTgcaaaattgaacctaaatgagcgctctcgctgtatcacTTAACACTTCAAAAatgctttttgaaaacaaataaaattcagttaatcttaaagtgctctcGCTGTATTCAAAACTAACGTTTCATTCTCACTGTCTAGTTAAAATCGAAAATCTCgttcttattaattttaacctCTATATTGCTTTTACTCTCGTAATAAacagttttaatatttaaattaagaaTCGAACCAGAAAACAGATTTGattgtaaaaatatatttatgccAACTCGTTACTGAATTCCTTCGTTTAAGATTACATACCGGTATTAATACGTTTAGCTAGACATGATATTAATAACAAATCCagaataataatgataaatagACATAAACTCAAACATGTTATCAGATATGGAAATTAATGGCAAAagcatataaatataaaaacctgGAAATTAAATTGAAGATTGAAATATGCTTTGAGTATCAGATGCAAATCCTCCACAGATCGGTAggctttttgcttctttcttctcgGATTAAAGTCAAATGCAGAAAAGGGAAATTGCACGAACAGTAAAACCTAAAACTAATTCTGGAAGTTTAAAAACAAACTAAGGGGGCTTTTGATTTCTGGTGTAGAAACCAAAAGCTTGAACTGGAAAATTGAAAGGAAAACTTAAGACTGAAAAATAAAGGTCCGAACTTGTTTACGGCGGACGAAGAGGCGAGAGAGAGactagggctggaaatgagtcgagtcgagtcgaactcgcctcaactcagttcgactcgttaagaattgaccgagttcgagttcgagttcgagttcatgacgaactttttttccggctcaaactcgactcgttaagaattggccgagtttgagtttgagttcgagtttatctcgaACTTTTTTTTAGGTTAAACTCGATTTGTAagaagttcacgaacatctcaattcaactcgttaggtttatcttgttaggttcaactcgcttatttcacggacttaaaagtaaaattttaaagtgtatatatatatatatatatatatatatatatatatggggacgactcaagtgagaacacttagttattatgagaaatgagaacaatgaatcacgatcattaaattttgattttgttgattttaatggattggtttctctttctatgttgatttaaaataaatattaaggatcatagaaagagaaatcaatccagtccattaaaatcaacaaaatcaaaatttaatggtcgtgattcattgttctcatttctgttctcacttgagtcgtccccatatttatgtgtgtgtgtgattttttagattaatattttttaaataaaaaatatagaaataaaataaaagttataagattggaatttatacgaatttaatttcatttgtataactatttgtagaaatattttgctcactagagaatataaattatcaattaaaaccgttagattaaaataaaatatgatactaagatttagagtaaatatttaaacttactcttaaagacaatataatctatctcatatataatcgagttaactcatgaacctaacgagtcgaactatgtatagttcaagttcagctcatttagttaacgaacttagtttttagctcatactcagctcatttggttcatgaacctagttcaacgatttaattttcgaatcgagtttcgaactattttcgagttagtttggttcattgccagccctacGAGAGACTAATCAAGCTGGTTTCTTCTCCTTATATAGTTGTAGGATGCAGTTGCTGAAGAGAAAATCTAGAGGAGAGTGGGCTGAGTCGGGTGCTGAAAAATAGCGAGTAGCGGAGTTGTTGAAGTGAAGTTGCTGAAGAAGCGGAGCACATTTGACACATTCTGAAAATGCAAGTGGGACGGGTGTCCCTTGGTGAGGGACAAGTGTTCCCaccaatttctttcttttcatttctttcaCTGGGACGGGTGTCCCTTGGTGAGGGACGGGTGTCCCCACCATTTCCTCCCTTCACACGTTGTATCACATGGGACGGGTGTCCCCaccattatattttttttatttttttttcttcttctaattttcttcaatatttttcttcttcaatatttttcttcttctttccggTAATTTCTTGCAATATACTATGTTTTTCATCCGAACTCGAAATAAATTAAATACCTGCAATAAGataaaaataccagcataatactaaaataaaataatataattaattaaaataaggaCATAATCtatgttaattaaatcaaataatatggTATATTTTCGTGTTATCATCTCACCAAACTGAGTAAGCATAACCACCTCATCAATCTCAAAAGCATCCATCACCATGCGTACTGCCGTCGCCTGGTCCCTATGAACTGGTGTGAAAAATATACCAACAATCGGAAGGTGAAATAGGGAATGCACGTCATCCAAAGTCACTGTCATCTCCCCGAATGAAAGATGGAAGGACGATGTCTTCGGGTGCCACCTTTCAACAAAAGCAGATAATAGAGGGGCGTCCAGCATCGTCAGAGAGCATCCACCAAATTCCATCAAATGGAAGCCCCGAACTATCTTCGCCACCTGCTCAAGCATCGGTCTCTCGgggaagttcttcaacttcgaCCCGTGAGAAGCGGCCTTCAACACTGGACGCTCCTGtaacaaaaaaatacaattaaaacacaGTAGTATAAATCAAATTGCGTAATAAAAATTAAGCACTTAAGTAATGTTACATACCTCGCCCTGTCATATCTTATAAGCGACATGGTCAGCATATCCTGCCAAAACAAACCTGTCAGAAGGTACTCCTAGAAAAGCTCCATCAGTGTGTACTGATGGCTTTGTAGATGCACCGGTGGTGGTGTCTGTATCATGCACCACCTGCTCCTCAGCAACTCTCTCCTCAACCACAGCCACCGACTCCTCAACTCTAGGCACCTGCTCCTCAACAACAGGCACCGGTTCCCGAACTACAGCCACCGACTCCTCAGCAACCAAGGACGGAGCTATTCACAGTAAAGTGTAGGCCCATGCCCCCACTAACTTGTAAACCATCTACATTCAATGCCATATAGCATACTAAGAAATGCTATTTCTTATAATAAAAGTCTACAACAAAATGCAAGAAAGCAATGACAATATAGTAATAATTATGATACATGGTTGGGTTGTTATGTGATGGTAGAAAATTGATATCAAAACATGAGTGAGTTTTGGTTATCAAAATGGATTATCCAATCAGAACATGACATCTTAGTTTTTTCACTCTGTACTGCACTTTCTTAGTAAATTTTAGTGTTTTTCATaccatatatattatttaatatttttcatatCATATATAAGTTCTAATATTTTAAATACTTAATTTGAAAATTATATCATATATCCAATACtattatatcatatttttaatttctaaattgtttctattatgttttATATATCATATATCCAATAATATTATATACAGTTTCTAAATTGTTTTATAGGATTTCATTTCTACAAAATCTATTTTTAAGTGTACCTACaaatttagaatatatatatatatatatatatatatatatatatatatatatatatatatatatatatatatatatatatatatatatatatataaatttataactacaaatatttatataaatttgtCCCCACTAATTAAAAGTTCTGGCTCCGTTCCTGTCAGCAATAGGCACCGCCGCCTCAACCTCAGCAACCTCATCCTAAACTACTTGCTCGTCCACAGCAGTGGATGCTCTACCACCCCGGCAGCGAGGTGCGCGGAGTCCCCTTCCCGTCTGCTCAACCCTCAGTTTTTCAGTTAGAATCGGTCGTAGGAATGCATCCAGCACGTAACACTGAGGTACCAGCCTCATTAGCAGCCGTCCGAGCAAGAGCATCGACTCTATCAATGGCCCGTCCTGCAACAGTACCATCTGTGCCTCTAGTCCTCactgaaaaaattaaaaatataagaaaaatagcatttaaaaaaaatagaaataccagaattttcaaaattttctgtAAGGGAAtttgtaccggaaatttcaaaatttctggtatttttataactttataaGGATACCGGAATTTGTGAAATTTCCGGTagaaaataccggaaatttcacaaTTTCTAGTAGAAAATACCGGAAGTTTCACAAAATCTATTGTAAAACTTATTTGTTTTCGCCAAATTTTCGGTATGATGCAAAATTTCTGATATCGACCAAAGATTTAAAAAAACCCGTTGTCTCACCTAAATTTGCTAAAATGTAGTAATGAAAAATCTTTGGACATTTAGGTCATTTCATACCTTTTGTGGGGTGCCAAGTCTAATTAAGGGGTGACATGTAGATTTCTTGTTATAATTAGATGACACAATAAGCTATTAAAATtacatttaaattcaaaatgaCCGTTATTTAAAATGGAGTTTTATAaagatatattaataatataaaatagtgTTGCACTATTGTctaatatgaaataatttatctACTATATTGTACAATTGtacaattaattttaatattgtaTTTATGCGAGTAGGAATGGCTAGAGACTCTTAGAATTTGTCGGTTTTAAAACAAGTTTATATGGTGAGAAGTTTTGTCTTTGAGGTAATTTCAGCGTGGAGAGAACAAACTCATGTGAGGTGAAAAACTCgatatctttttgaggaatttcatGTGTATTATGACTTGTGCTTCTCAACCATAGAGTGGAGATATTTATAGAGGTCCATTAAACTTGGATTTGGGAACTCTCAGAGGTAGCAACCACTCCACTTTAATTGAGAAAGCTATTGATTGTCTCCTTATTAGAGGATTGTGAACAAGACTTCTTACACTTGCAACTACAAGCAATATACACATTATACCATGTTTTCTCTAAGTTAAGACATCAGTCTGATGAGGACATGTCTCTTTTGTAGATCTTTATAAATATATCactacaaaaatatatatatatatatatatatatatatatatatatatatatatatatatatatatatatatatatatatatatatatatatatatatatatatatatataattattttagatcatgtattaaatatctttttaatTTGATAAATTGCAATATCTTTGAtgttatcataaaattattttaccaaAATACACTTCGTATTTTTGTCTAAACATTTATTCTTACGGAAATAACCAATATTATCTTGAttacttttttaaataattatttttaaatttattaaataattaatataccaaatttatacatataatatatattaataatatttttttataataatatatttgttaATAATTTCACCccgatttttcaaaaataaaacacaataaatCATGCAAACTCCCAACGGGCATTTTTAAGAGTTCCTCTCCAATCGCCGCAACTCAGTGTTGTCTGGTTGGAGccattttcaattttaaaaatgtcGAATAACTCCAcccagttcattcatcatcactgAAACAAAAGAAATGAAAATGCTCGTTTTCATTTTCATTCTAACGGCTAAGTAAATTCCCCAAGAAAATGTCCCAAATTTTCCATGGATGGAAACCCTAACTCCTCCCAACTTGTCCGCCAATTTCAAGCAGCTCTCAAACGCCCCCGCCCTCCTGGTACACTTCCTCTTTTCTCACTAGCTATCCATTTCTTCAATtcctttcccttttttttttgacaattttttCATCAGGTGGTGGTGCTTTGCAACCCAATGTCATGCGCCCCAAACGTTCTGCTGCTGCTGAAGCAAAGGCAAGGGCGATGAATAATTCTCACGACTCTCAAACCAGCCTCGATCAATCCGAGAATCACTCTATTTCTTTTCGAAAGGGTAGGGATATTGTTGTTGCTGGAGAAGGTAATTTTGTCTTTTTGTTCTCACTATATTTGCTGGAGAAAGTTTGCATCAGATGAAAATGATAAGTATTTTTCTAACTCCATTAAAACCGTCATCCAATAAATTTTATAGTTGTGGCAAATGTCTGTCCTGTTTAGAGCTGTCGTGCAAAAGCCGATAAAAACGGAGCGGGGAAGACATAGTTTAGGGCGTGGGCCTAAAACTTTATCCCATAAAAAAAATGAGGGCGGGACAGGGCGGGCCTGAATACTACACCTTTAAGtctaaaaatgcaaaaaaattaGGGTAAAGTTCGCGCCTGCAAAAACCCGCAAAAAAATGGGGCAAGGCGGAGCGGACACATTAGAAGGCGTGGTTCTAAAACCTTGACCCACCCTGCAAAAAAAGTGCGGGCATAACAGGCACATGTCTGGAAGGTCAGTCACGTTTTGCcagaaattttttatattaataaaacccTCATTCAAGTTGGGGAACTATCATACCTTCATTTACCCTTTCCATCTTCCTTTTTCCAATACTCATCCTCTCTCCTCTGCTTCTACACTGCTAAACCAGAGCCTAAGGATGGCCAGTGCACAAGGCTGCCTCAAGGGGAGGGAATATATATACAGACTACAGTCGTATTTTGCAAGCATAGAGCTTGTTTCTAGGATTTGAACGCGTCCCATGTAGGTCACAATGAAATAAGCTTACTGTTGTGCTAAGGTTTTCCCTCAGTCCATGCACACTACTAGAATGTGTAATTTGGCTTTTAGAcaatttttttatgcattttgAATTTTTGACGGACAGACTCTTAAAAATGATTGCCGATATTGCGCAGATTGTAAAACAGTTATTATGCCCTTCCCTTCCATGTATTTCTGTTCTTTTCATTCAGGGGTCAATGATGTTATAGTCAGCGATTTGGAATACATATCATCTCACTTGGGTTCACTTGCATTGACAGAAATGGAGTGCTTGCCGAGCGGCGTGCCTGAAGCATCAACTGGAATCAACCAAGATTTGAAGCATACAACTTTTCAGCAGGCGGAGCCTGAAAAAAGTTTGATATCCAACGGAGGCAAATTTTCTATGTTGCCAAGGAGAACAATAACTACTCAAGATCATTTACATAAATTCAAAAACTTTTTAAGCCAACCAGCTACACAATCTTCTGTAGTTGGTCCCTCGTGTGCAAGTGCAACAACTACATCAGTCCATTCAAGTTCAGCTCCCATGCTGAATTCTTTAACCGGTTCTTCTCATTCCCATCCAAATAGTGCCTCAAATTTGGTTGTAAAATGCAGTGGGAACCTTAATCCTCATCAAATAACTCACGGGGTTATTAAATCGGAAAATACTTCCCTAAAAGAAACCAATGGAATATCAACCGATCAAGCAACTACTGCAGTCCAGGCTTGTAGTTCACTTACCAATGCTGAATTAACCTTCAAGGAGAGCAACCCACCTAAAGAGCTGCAAAGATGCACTGTAAAGGAAACTAGTATTTCAAATAATGTTTCATGTAATGATGACGCGTTAACTAAAGGAAAAGAGTCTGCAGTTGCTAACAACACACTGCCTGAGGCTCCAACTGTATCTTCAGATGTGAAGTTGGAGTCTTCAAAGTTAGGTAAAACAGATAAAGCTGCTCGGAAAATGACCTACGACCCTGTTTCATTTTTCAAAGTTAGTGGCAAGCTATATCAAAGGCTTGGGAGAATAGGTACAGGAGGAAGTAGTGAGGTACACAAAGTGATTTCATCAGACTGTACAATCTATGCACTTAAAAAGATAAAACTAAAGGGTCGTGATTATGCCACTGCATATGGATTTTGTCAAGAGATTGAGTATCTAAACAGGCTGAAAGGAAAAAGTAATATTATACAGCTTATAAATTATGAGGTACTCACTCCCGACTTCTTATATCTGTTATGAACATCTAAATTTGATATAAGTCTGTAAGGGTTATCTTATTTGTGTTCTATTTTACAATTCATTTTATCCACTCTTGTAACTAATTAGGTGACTGACAAGGCTTTGCTTGAGGGAGTCATGAAAGGCTCTTTCAACAATAAGGGTGGTAAAGTCAAGGATGATGGATTTATATACATGGTACTTGAACATGGGGAAATTGATTTGGCTCATATGTTGTCTCAGAAGTGGAAGGAACTGGATGGCTGCAACCAAACCATAGATGAAAACTGGCTTAGGTTTTATTGGCAGGTTTCAACTCTACAATTTAACCTTGAAATTAATTTATCACTTCTCTGACTATCATGTTGTCAAATTACATTTCTTGTTTATTCAACCGTTAGAATATTATCTGTTTGAGTTATCCAAAAGAATGTGAGCATCCTTGCCTTTCCTGCCGGACATGTATGTCTTCTAGGTGTATGGTCTGCTCCTCAT includes these proteins:
- the LOC131619091 gene encoding uncharacterized protein LOC131619091; amino-acid sequence: MNYAQGNPYSNTYNPGWKNHSNFSYKNNNMLYAPQTPPGFQKPNQTAPQAAPQAPRKSNLEIIMENFVATQTQQNKKFMNQNIHTSELVKQLATKVDALATHNKMLETQISQVAQQQATTAAPAGVFPGQPQPNPKGHANALTLQSGTEYDGPIDPRIQNKPMSQQKDKETDEAQSNDEVDKPTEPETIARDEAEKAKPYVPPPPYKPPIPFPQRLAKSKTEGQFKKFVELLKQLNITIPFTEAITQMPSYAKFLKEILSNKKKLEDNETVMLTAECSAIIQNNMPPKLKDPGSFSIPCVIGKFVIDKTLCDLGASVSLMPLSICMLENIPVRIGQFYIPTDFIIMDIQEDSNIPIILGRPFLATTGATIDVKRGKLTFEVGEEKIEFILSQFLKAPSIVDTCCFVDIIDECVKEIKSEPHEETEILRIPIPPILEDDNWRGEYQDNHLS
- the LOC131617235 gene encoding serine/threonine-protein kinase MPS1-like isoform X1, with protein sequence MDGNPNSSQLVRQFQAALKRPRPPGGGALQPNVMRPKRSAAAEAKARAMNNSHDSQTSLDQSENHSISFRKGRDIVVAGEGVNDVIVSDLEYISSHLGSLALTEMECLPSGVPEASTGINQDLKHTTFQQAEPEKSLISNGGKFSMLPRRTITTQDHLHKFKNFLSQPATQSSVVGPSCASATTTSVHSSSAPMLNSLTGSSHSHPNSASNLVVKCSGNLNPHQITHGVIKSENTSLKETNGISTDQATTAVQACSSLTNAELTFKESNPPKELQRCTVKETSISNNVSCNDDALTKGKESAVANNTLPEAPTVSSDVKLESSKLGKTDKAARKMTYDPVSFFKVSGKLYQRLGRIGTGGSSEVHKVISSDCTIYALKKIKLKGRDYATAYGFCQEIEYLNRLKGKSNIIQLINYEVTDKALLEGVMKGSFNNKGGKVKDDGFIYMVLEHGEIDLAHMLSQKWKELDGCNQTIDENWLRFYWQQILQAVNTIHEERIVHSDLKPANFLLVKGSLKLIDFGIAKAIMSDTTNIQRDSQVGTLNYMSPEAFMCNESDANGNIIKCGRSSDIWSLGCILYQMVYGRTPFSEYKTFWAKVKVITDPKHQITYEPVSNPWLVDLMKKCLAWDRNERWRIPQLLQHPFLAPPVSCHPSLSQGHTFNWLQLITETGTCDQEALQLCCQLQQVLGDPFKLVTPDTLNSRDGQCKLLSRISELCFQLQEQLANSDNK
- the LOC131617235 gene encoding serine/threonine-protein kinase MPS1-like isoform X2, with protein sequence MDGNPNSSQLVRQFQAALKRPRPPGGGALQPNVMRPKRSAAAEAKARAMNNSHDSQTSLDQSENHSISFRKGRDIVVAGEEMECLPSGVPEASTGINQDLKHTTFQQAEPEKSLISNGGKFSMLPRRTITTQDHLHKFKNFLSQPATQSSVVGPSCASATTTSVHSSSAPMLNSLTGSSHSHPNSASNLVVKCSGNLNPHQITHGVIKSENTSLKETNGISTDQATTAVQACSSLTNAELTFKESNPPKELQRCTVKETSISNNVSCNDDALTKGKESAVANNTLPEAPTVSSDVKLESSKLGKTDKAARKMTYDPVSFFKVSGKLYQRLGRIGTGGSSEVHKVISSDCTIYALKKIKLKGRDYATAYGFCQEIEYLNRLKGKSNIIQLINYEVTDKALLEGVMKGSFNNKGGKVKDDGFIYMVLEHGEIDLAHMLSQKWKELDGCNQTIDENWLRFYWQQILQAVNTIHEERIVHSDLKPANFLLVKGSLKLIDFGIAKAIMSDTTNIQRDSQVGTLNYMSPEAFMCNESDANGNIIKCGRSSDIWSLGCILYQMVYGRTPFSEYKTFWAKVKVITDPKHQITYEPVSNPWLVDLMKKCLAWDRNERWRIPQLLQHPFLAPPVSCHPSLSQGHTFNWLQLITETGTCDQEALQLCCQLQQVLGDPFKLVTPDTLNSRDGQCKLLSRISELCFQLQEQLANSDNK